From Eptesicus fuscus isolate TK198812 chromosome 22, DD_ASM_mEF_20220401, whole genome shotgun sequence, a single genomic window includes:
- the RAP1A gene encoding ras-related protein Rap-1A isoform X2 has protein sequence MREYKLVVLGSGGVGKSALQVEVDCQQCMLEILDTAGTEQFTAMRDLYMKNGQGFALVYSITAQSTFNDLQDLREQILRVKDTEDVPMILVGNKCDLEDERVVGKEQGQNLARQWCNCAFLESSAKSKINVNEIFYDLVRQINRKTPVEKKKPKKKSCLLL, from the exons ATGCGTGAGTACAAGCTAGTGGTCCTTGGTTCAGGAGGCGTGGGGAAGTCTGCTCTG CAAGTTGAAGTAGATTGCCAACAGTGTATGCTCGAAATCCTGGACACAGCGGGAACA GAGCAATTTACAGCGATGAGGGATTTGTATATGAAGAATGGCCAAGGGTTTGCACTAGTATATTCTATTACAGCTCAGTCCACATTTAATGACTTACAGGACCTGAGGGAACAGATTTTACGGGTTAAGGACACAGAAGAT GTTCCAATGATTTTGGTTGGCAATAAATGTGACCTGGAAGATGAGCGAGTAGTTGGCAAAGAACAGGGTCAGAATTTAGCAAGACAGTGGTGTAACTGTGCCTTTTTAGAATCTTCTGCAAAGTCAAAGATCAACGTTAATGAG aTATTTTATGACCTGGTCAGACAGATCAATAGAAAAACACCAGTGGAAAAGAAGAAGCCTAAAAAGAAATCCTGCCTGCTGCTTTAG
- the RAP1A gene encoding ras-related protein Rap-1A isoform X1: MREYKLVVLGSGGVGKSALTVQFVQGIFVEKYDPTIEDSYRKQVEVDCQQCMLEILDTAGTEQFTAMRDLYMKNGQGFALVYSITAQSTFNDLQDLREQILRVKDTEDVPMILVGNKCDLEDERVVGKEQGQNLARQWCNCAFLESSAKSKINVNEIFYDLVRQINRKTPVEKKKPKKKSCLLL, encoded by the exons ATGCGTGAGTACAAGCTAGTGGTCCTTGGTTCAGGAGGCGTGGGGAAGTCTGCTCTG acagttCAGTTTGTTCAGGGaatttttgttgaaaaatatGACCCAACGATAGAAGATTCCTACAGAAag CAAGTTGAAGTAGATTGCCAACAGTGTATGCTCGAAATCCTGGACACAGCGGGAACA GAGCAATTTACAGCGATGAGGGATTTGTATATGAAGAATGGCCAAGGGTTTGCACTAGTATATTCTATTACAGCTCAGTCCACATTTAATGACTTACAGGACCTGAGGGAACAGATTTTACGGGTTAAGGACACAGAAGAT GTTCCAATGATTTTGGTTGGCAATAAATGTGACCTGGAAGATGAGCGAGTAGTTGGCAAAGAACAGGGTCAGAATTTAGCAAGACAGTGGTGTAACTGTGCCTTTTTAGAATCTTCTGCAAAGTCAAAGATCAACGTTAATGAG aTATTTTATGACCTGGTCAGACAGATCAATAGAAAAACACCAGTGGAAAAGAAGAAGCCTAAAAAGAAATCCTGCCTGCTGCTTTAG